A section of the Vespa velutina chromosome 6, iVesVel2.1, whole genome shotgun sequence genome encodes:
- the LOC124949888 gene encoding high affinity copper uptake protein 1-like isoform X2, translating into MQVILFNESKDTEFTLKKFLTSSQYAKMDSMSFHGGVSETILFKGWRTTDWIGMGGSMIGIILLTMIYEGLKSYRDHLFNYTALVSKNIKKTRIQMIFSMVHLVQVILHVCQMIIGYFLMLIFMTFNVWLCIAVIIGTAFGYWLFSWKKLNSDNVDCCS; encoded by the exons atgcaggTAATCTTATTCAATGAGTCTAAAG ATACAGAATTTACCTTAAAGAAATTTCTGACATCGTCCCAATATGCCAAGATGGATTCG atgaGTTTTCACGGTGGTGTTAGCGAAACGATTCTGTTCAAAGGATGGCGAACAACCGATTGGATTGGCATGGGTGGTTCCATGATCGGAATTATTCTGCTTACGATGATTTACGAAGGGCTAAAAAGTTATCG tgatcatctttttaattatacagcATTGGTGAgcaagaatataaaaaagacgaGGAT ACAGATGATCTTTTCCATGGTCCATCTGGTTCAAGTGATATTACATGTTTGCCAAATGATAAtaggatattttttaatgctcATATTTATGACTTTTAATGTCTGGTTGTGCATCGCCGTGATAATTGGAACAGCGTTCGGTTATTGGCTCTTCTcttggaaaaaattaaacagtGACAATGTAGATTGTTGTTCGtga
- the LOC124949888 gene encoding high affinity copper uptake protein 1-like isoform X4 yields the protein MQMSFHGGVSETILFKGWRTTDWIGMGGSMIGIILLTMIYEGLKSYRDHLFNYTALVSKNIKKTRIQMIFSMVHLVQVILHVCQMIIGYFLMLIFMTFNVWLCIAVIIGTAFGYWLFSWKKLNSDNVDCCS from the exons atgcag atgaGTTTTCACGGTGGTGTTAGCGAAACGATTCTGTTCAAAGGATGGCGAACAACCGATTGGATTGGCATGGGTGGTTCCATGATCGGAATTATTCTGCTTACGATGATTTACGAAGGGCTAAAAAGTTATCG tgatcatctttttaattatacagcATTGGTGAgcaagaatataaaaaagacgaGGAT ACAGATGATCTTTTCCATGGTCCATCTGGTTCAAGTGATATTACATGTTTGCCAAATGATAAtaggatattttttaatgctcATATTTATGACTTTTAATGTCTGGTTGTGCATCGCCGTGATAATTGGAACAGCGTTCGGTTATTGGCTCTTCTcttggaaaaaattaaacagtGACAATGTAGATTGTTGTTCGtga
- the LOC124949888 gene encoding high affinity copper uptake protein 1-like isoform X3 produces the protein MDSMSFHGGVSETILFKGWRTTDWIGMGGSMIGIILLTMIYEGLKSYRDHLFNYTALVSKNIKKTRIQMIFSMVHLVQVILHVCQMIIGYFLMLIFMTFNVWLCIAVIIGTAFGYWLFSWKKLNSDNVDCCS, from the exons ATGGATTCG atgaGTTTTCACGGTGGTGTTAGCGAAACGATTCTGTTCAAAGGATGGCGAACAACCGATTGGATTGGCATGGGTGGTTCCATGATCGGAATTATTCTGCTTACGATGATTTACGAAGGGCTAAAAAGTTATCG tgatcatctttttaattatacagcATTGGTGAgcaagaatataaaaaagacgaGGAT ACAGATGATCTTTTCCATGGTCCATCTGGTTCAAGTGATATTACATGTTTGCCAAATGATAAtaggatattttttaatgctcATATTTATGACTTTTAATGTCTGGTTGTGCATCGCCGTGATAATTGGAACAGCGTTCGGTTATTGGCTCTTCTcttggaaaaaattaaacagtGACAATGTAGATTGTTGTTCGtga
- the LOC124949888 gene encoding high affinity copper uptake protein 1-like isoform X5 produces MSFHGGVSETILFKGWRTTDWIGMGGSMIGIILLTMIYEGLKSYRDHLFNYTALVSKNIKKTRIQMIFSMVHLVQVILHVCQMIIGYFLMLIFMTFNVWLCIAVIIGTAFGYWLFSWKKLNSDNVDCCS; encoded by the exons atgaGTTTTCACGGTGGTGTTAGCGAAACGATTCTGTTCAAAGGATGGCGAACAACCGATTGGATTGGCATGGGTGGTTCCATGATCGGAATTATTCTGCTTACGATGATTTACGAAGGGCTAAAAAGTTATCG tgatcatctttttaattatacagcATTGGTGAgcaagaatataaaaaagacgaGGAT ACAGATGATCTTTTCCATGGTCCATCTGGTTCAAGTGATATTACATGTTTGCCAAATGATAAtaggatattttttaatgctcATATTTATGACTTTTAATGTCTGGTTGTGCATCGCCGTGATAATTGGAACAGCGTTCGGTTATTGGCTCTTCTcttggaaaaaattaaacagtGACAATGTAGATTGTTGTTCGtga